A segment of the Panacibacter ginsenosidivorans genome:
TTTTGCTTCAGCATACGGCTGAGCAATTCACTTACTTCGACCGAAGTAGTGCCAACCAGCACCGGGCGCCCAGCATTACGCAGTTCTTCTATTTTTTCAATAACAGATTTATATTTCTCACGTTTGGTTTTATACACAAGATCTTGTTCATCTGTGCGGATTGCAGGAACGTTAGTAGGAATGGTTACAACATCTAATTTATAAATGCTCCAAAATTCACCTGCTTCCGTTTCCGCAGTACCAGTCATACCACACAATTTATGGTACATACGAAAATAATTCTGCAGCGTAACGGTGGCATAGGTCTGCGTAGTAGCTTCGATCTTTACATTTTCTTTTGCTTCGAGTGCCTGGTGCAAGCCATCGCTGTACCGGCGGCCATCAAGAATACGACCTGTCTGTTCATCAACGATCTTTACAGCGCCATCTAAAACAACATATTCAACATCTTTATCAAATAAAGTATATGCTTTTAGTAATTGCTGCACAGTATGAATACGATCGCTCTTAACACCATATTCATTTAGTAATACTTCCTTCTGCTTCATCTTCTCTTCCTGAGGCAATGCTGCATTTGTATCTATAGAAGCAAGATCAACACCAATATCAGGAATAATAAAGAAATGAGGGTCTTCACCGGCACCTGTAATAAGCTGAATGCCTCTGTCAGTTAACTCAACAGAATTATTTTTTTCATCAATGTAGAAATATAATTCTTCATCGGCCTTGGGCATTTCTTTTTGCTGATCTGCGAGATAATAATTTTCTGTACGCTGCAATTTCTGACGAATACCCGGCTCACTCAAAAACTTGATCAATGCACTGCTTTTTGGCAAGCCACGGTGTGCACGGAATAATGCCAGGCCACCATCTTTGGGGTCATCATTACCTTCTGCAATTTTTTTCTTTGCTTCATTCAGGAATTGATTGGTAGCCCGCTTTTGAGCATCTACCAATTTTTCAATTCTTGGTTTAAGATCAAAAAATTGCTGTGTATTATCACTGTGTCCAACAGGACCAGAAATAATCAGCGGCGTTCTTGCATCGTCAATCAACACCGAGTCAACCTCATCCACCATCGCAAAATGATGTTTACGTTGCACCATTTCATCAGGATTATGCACCATGTTATCGCGGAGATAATCAAAACCAAATTCGTTGTTGGTACCATAGGTTATATCTGCGAGATAAGCATTGCGACGTTGTTGTGTATTAGGTTGATGTTTATCTATACAGTCTACTGTTAATCCTAACCACTCATAAATTGTTCCATTCCACTCCGAGTCACGACGCGCCAGGTAATCGTTCACCGTTACAATATGAACACCCTCACCAGCCAATGCATTCAGGTAAGCAGGTAATGTGGAAACCAGTGTTTTACCTTCACCCGTTGCCATTTCAGAAATCTTTCCCTGGTGCAATACTATACCACCGATCAACTGAACACCATAATGCACCATGTTCCAGGTTACCTGTCCGCCTGCGGCGGTCCATGTATTACTAAAAAAAGATTTATCACCTTCAATCTTTATGTAGTCTTTTTTTACACTAAGCTCACGGTCCAGTTCTGTAGCTGTTGCTTCCAGTTGTGTATTTTCTTTAAACCTGCGGGCCGTTTCTTTTACAACTGCAAATGCTTCAGGAAGAATTTCCTCCAGTGCTTCTTCAATCTTTTTATCGCGGTCCTTTTTAAGCGCGTCCACTTCCGTATAGATCTCGTCTTTTGACTGTATGTCAGATTCAGGTAAAGACTCTGCCGTGTTCTTTCTGCCTTCAATAACATCATCAATTTCTTTGATATGCTGTGCTATGCGCTGTTTAAATTCCTGAGTCTTTTGCCTCAGTGCATCATTTGAAAGAGATTGGTATTGCTGAAAGTATTGGTTGATCTTAGCCACAATAGGCTCAAGTTGTTTTACATCTTTCTCGCTTTTGTTACCGCCTATAAGTTTCGAAATAAACTTCAACATATCCGTGTTATTGGGTATTGATAATAGTATGTTTTATTAAGACCTTCACATTGCCAAAAATCATGCTATCAAGCGCTTATGGTCAAAATGGCAGCAGGTCTTATTTTAAGGCGCCAAAGGTAAACAATTTGCCCGGAGTGTAGCTAAAAGTGAAACAGTATGCACAGTTTAGACAATAATTAACCAAAGATGCGTTTATGAGTTTATTCTGAACAGACTTATGTAACCGGGATTTGTATACAGGCTTCCGGGTCTTAATGAAGTTGAATTTGATCTAAGCACCTGGTGCAATGGGCATCGTTGGTTGTGTCACTCACTTGTACGTTCTATAATGACTCGTCAAAGAAGAATGGTAAGAGCGAGAGTGCGACGAAACATAAGTATTATAGCACTGTAAAAGGCTGTTTCAAAAAGATTAACCAAAAAATTTCAATATCAACCAAATCTCTGCAGCATGAAAAAGTTTTTGTTTATCTCCGTAGTGTTTGCCATCAGTCTCGGGTTAAATGCGCAAAAAACGGGTATTTTAACCAATCAGAAAGATGCCTGGGGTCTGTTGTATACCTATACTGGTGAAGTTGTAAACGGTAAAGCAAATGGTATGGGTGTTGCAAAATATGCATCAGGAAATGTGCTGAGGTATGTAGGGAGTTTTATGAATGGTACTTACAACGGTAAAGGCACCATGTTCTTTGATGGTGGAGCATTTCTTACCGGCACCTGGAAAAATGGAAAGCTCAATGGCAAAGGGGCAAACTTAAATGGTGACGGAAGTCTCTATATTGGTGACTTTGCAGATGGACTTAAAAACGGTCAGGGTTTACTTATTTACAAAGACAACAGTTTTGTTAAAGGCAATTATAAAAACGATAAAATGAATGGCCGTTGTATTAACCTATGGACGGATGGCACGATTATAAGCGATATTATTTATGCTGATGATAAAAGAAACGGCACCGGTTATCAATATGAAGCCAAAGTAAAAAAATTATATGAAGGTGAGTGGAGAGATGACAAGTGGGTTCAGGCAACTACCCCAAATTTTAGTAGCTTTTTAAAGTCGGCTTCTTTTATTGGTGAAAATACCACGGACCATGTTTTAATGGGGCCTGTCAATTCGAACCAATATTTAGTAGATACTTCATATTATTATGATCAGAACGCACATAAAAGATATTTTGGCTTTTATGAAAATGGACACATGAGGAACGGACTTATTATTAGAGACGACAGCACACGTTTTTATGGTCCATTAGGCACCAAAGGTGCAAATGGCTATTCTTATGATTTCAAATTTGGAAAATACTATTCCGAAGGAACCTATACAGACGATTACCTAAATGGTGAGATTGTTGATATTGATCTCGAAAAGAAATCTGCTTATTATGGCAATGCAATACAAGGTGAATTCACCGGAAAGGCATATTTCTTTAATGAAAGTGGAAGCATGTATTCCGGCGATTACGTAAAAGGAAGGTTTTCAGGCAATGGCTACCGCCTGGAAACTTCTGGTAAATATACTTCAGGAACGTGGAGTGATGGTAAAGTAATTAACCTTAATACCCTTATTACTTCTAAGGGAGATGTTATAACAGGTTCCCCCAAAACATTAGCAGAAGCAATAAACAATATCATTAAAGATTATCCCACTAATTATTATGATGACATTGCAGGCGATATTGTTGATGATTATGATTTGCTAGATCAGTTTGAGGATCAGGATACTTCTTCTTACCTTGATTATTCTTATACCTTGTTTCAGGTGCCGGGTAGTGTAGAAAAAAATATCATTGCGACGGATTTTGATCTTGTTACTTATTATTACGCAAAAATGTTAGAAACCGATGATGCGGCTAAGGCTACTGCTAAGTATAAAGACCTGGCTGGTCAATTGCAGAATCTTGTTATTGCTAATTCATATTACCCAACTAAAGTTAAGCTACAAGGCACTGTAACTGCACCTAATAATTCAAACGACAAGACCGAAACAGAATTTTCTTTACCATCTGGTTCAGACAGTTTTATTTATTTCAAAATATGGCTTACGCTTTTTAAAAATGCCGATGACAAATATGTAGTAAGCATTTCGATGGGTGAAAAAGAGTAATGGTTTTTCCAAAAGGCAGAATGATTACTATAAATGACCTTGAAAGAATATAGGTTGAATTGAAAGATGATAATAGCAAAACAAAAACTACGTTATAGAGTCTATATTGCTGGTATTAGATTTTTTCCTGCGCCATAACGCATATACAATCAGTGTAAGTAGCATGGCGGTTCCAACCCCAATAAGCACTTCATTCTTTTTCCATAAATGTTTCAACTCTGCGCCTGTTGTTGTTTTTGCAACAGGCTCTTGTGCCATACCATTATTAGTTGTAAGTAAAAAAGCTACAAAGCAAACAATCAGAATTATTCTTACCCGGTTTTTTTTCTTTTGCACAATGCAATGGTTTCGTTAGAAAATAGTTGCAGAAATTATAGCAGATAATTAAAGTTAGTAATTACTACCCAAATAAATAATCATAAAAAAGCAATATTTACAGATAAGTTCTCTTAAAACAATTTTTTAGAAGCCGGCTGTTGAGCTTTATGGCATCGGCAGTTGTGTCACTCACTTGTACGTTCCGAAATTTGCTGAACAAAAAACAAGACGCACAAGTGAGTGACACAACCAAAGCTTTATAGTACCATTGTAGCTAAGTTTATAAAAATCCACATAGTTGAAAACACGCTTAATAATTTCACCTGTTTCCGTTAACTTTGCCGCCGATTTCAGGTTCCTTTTGTTTACGAATAGATTTAAGTATTCGTAAATGGCTGAATCTTAAAACTTTACAACAATGGCTGGTCAGTTAAAAGAAGTTCGCAACCGCATAAAATCAGTACAAAGCACACAGCAAATAACCAAGGCTATGAAGATGGTAAGTGCCGCCAAACTGCGCCGCGCTCAGGATGCCATTATACAGATGAGGCCTTATGCACAGAAACTGCAGGAAGTATTGAGCAATATAGTAAGCAATTCTGATGGCGATGTAAGTATAAAACTTGCAGAAGAAAGACCAGTTGAAAAGGTTCTATTTATAGTTATTACCAGCGACCGTGGTCTTGCAGGAGCTTATAACACCAATATTATAAAAACTGCCAAGCTAACCATTGAAGAAAAATATGCTGCACAGTTCAAAAAAGGAAATGTAACCATCTGGAATATTGGGAAAAAAGGGTTTGAAAGTTTAAGCAAAAGCGGTTACAAGACTGATGCTGCTTATAAAGATATTTTTTTGAACCTTACATTTGAAAATGTACAGGCTGCATCTGTTGCTGCGATGAAAGCTTTTGAGAATAAAGAATTTGATGCAGTAGAGATCGTGTATAGCGAATTTAAAAATGCAGCTACACAACGTTTCCAGAGCGAGCCATTTCTTCCCATTCCTAAAGTAGAAAAGAAAGCAGGTGCTAAAAAGGCCGATTTTATTTTCGAGCCTAACAAAGAACAACTCATTGCAGAGTTAATGCCAAAGATTCTAAACACACAGTTATACAAAGCTGTATTAGATGCGAATGCAAGTGAACATGGCGCACGTATGACGGCAATGGATAAGGCAAGCGAAAATGCCAATGAATTGCTTAAAGCACTAAAAATCTCTTACAACCGTGCACGCCAGGCAGCCATTACAACTGAGCTGACAGAAATAGTAAGCGGCGCAGCAGCTCTGCAAGGCTAATTATACAATTTGAAAATATAAAGATTTGAAAATGTTTTAGCAGAAAATATTCTGCATTGTTTTCAAATTTTCAAATTCACCACATGGAACTTTCCCAGATAATACCTCATATAGAAGCATTGATCTTTGCCAGTGAAAAACCATTGACAAGCCTTGAGATCGTTGAACTCATCAACAATGCTTTTGGTTTTATGGAAGAGCGTATTATGCCCGACCAGGTGGAGAGTTGTATAGAAGGTATCAAAGAAAAATACCAGAGTGAGTTTTACCCATTTGAAGTAAGAGAAAGTGGCGGTGGCTGGCAGTTTCTTACAAAGAAAGATTTTCATAAAACATTGGCTCAACTGAATGGTGAGAAATTCCTGAAACGCTTATCCACAGCAGCGTTGGAAACATTGGCTATTATTGCTTATAAACAACCGATCACCAAGGGTGAGATTGAAGGTATCCGTGGTGTAAACAGCGATTACAGTATTCAAAAATTGTTGGAAAAAGAATTAATACTCATAAGTGGCCGTAATGAAACCGCACCGGGCAAACCATTGGTCTACGCTACTTCTAAAAACTTCATGGATTATTTTGGTTTGAACTCAACCGATGATCTGCCTAAAATAAAAGAGGTGCTTGCTGAGCAAATGGTTGAACCCACTATTGTAAGCGCAGAAAATTTATCAGAAGAAGAAATACCTGCAGAAATACCATTGCTTTCTGTAGATAGTAACGGAGACCTGGTATTGCATGCAGAAGATGACGAAGCAATTATTATAGAAGAAACAATTGAGATAACATTGGATGAAGATGTTGAAACAGCCGGTACTTCAGATGAACCTGACGAAGAAAAGAATAAGAAAGATCTAAACGAAAGCGATGATGAAGTAGCCGATGATAATGAAAATTCAAAAGACTAATATAACGGCCCTTCAATGAAGGGCTTTATTTTTATAATCCATTTATTAAATCAATCCCCACTCATATCGTATCTTCGAAATTATGTCGCAGCAACTAACAAAAGAACAACTGATCAGTGTAGCTAATGAGTATGGTACACCGGTATATGTTTATCACGCAGAAAAAATAGAAGAGCAGCTTAATGAACTAACCAATGCGTTCAAAGATTGTAATGCAAAGTTTTTTTATGCCTGCAAGTCGCTGACCAATATCAATATTTTAAAACTTATAAAGCAGTACGGTGCCAACCTTGATTGCGTAAGCATTAATGAAGTGAATCTTGGTTTAAAAGCCGGCTTTGCACCAAAACAAATTTTATTTACACCAAACTGTGTTGACTTTGAAGAGATCGAAGCAGGTATTGCATTAGGCGTTAATGTAAATATTGACAACATTTCTTTACTTGAAAGGTTTGGTAATAAATACGGGCATACTTATCCTGTTTGCATTCGTTTAAATCCACATATAATGGCGGGTGGGAATTTTAAAATTTCTACGGGCCATATCGACAGTAAGTTTGGTATTTCCATTCACCAGATGCGCCACATAGAACGTATTGTAAAAACAACCAACATACACGTTGCAGGACTGCATATGCATACGGGTAGCGAGATAAAAGATGTAAATGTATTCCTGCAGGGTTTGGAAGTAATGTTTGATATGGCGCGCCATTTTCCAAAACTCGAATTCATTGATCTCGGCAGTGGTTTTAAAGTGCCCTACCAGGATGATGATGTAAAAACAGATGTTGCGTCGCTTGGCAAAAAAGTTGCTGAGGCATTTGCAGTGTATGAAAAAGAGAATGGTCGTAAATTAGAAATCTGGTTTGAGCCGGGAAAATTTCTGGTAAGTGAATCTGGTTATTTTGTAGTAAAGGCAAATGTGATCAAACAAACAACAGCTACTGTTTTTGTTGGCGTAAACAGTGGCTTTAATCATTTGATACGCCCTATGTTTTATGAAGCGTACCACCGCATTGAAAACATCAGCAACCCAAATGGCCCTGAACGTATTTACACCGTTGTAGGTAATATTTGTGAGACAGATACTTTTGCATGGGATCGCAAACTGCGTGAAGTACGTGAAGGTGATTTTCTTGTGTTTTACAATGCCGGCGCTTATGGTTTTGAAATGAGCAGTAATTTTAATAGTCGCCTCAAACCCGCAGAAGTATTGATAAAAGATGGCAAGGCTTATTTAATAAGAAAGCGTGATGAGTTTGCTGATCTGCTGAAGAACCAGGTAGAAGTGTTGTAAGAAAATGTGCAGATGTGCGAATATGCAAATGTGAAAATTAAAGAAAATGATGATACCAGCTTTTGTATTTTATGGCATCTTCGTTGCGTCGCAATCCTTTCATCTTTCAATCATAGATTGAGCAATAAAAGAAATCTGGAAATAAAATATTCCCCTTTAGGGATTAGGGCATGATCGAAATAAAAAATATAAAAAAGTCCTTCGGCGATAAGATCATCATTGATGATATAAGCGCTGTAATGGAAGCCGGGAAATGCAATCTTATCATTGGCGCCAGTGGTAGCGGCAAAACCGTGCTCACCAAATGTATGGTAGGTTTGTTTCATCCCGACAGCGGCGAAATTTTATACAGCGGCGAAAGTTTTGGCGCTATGGACGATGAGCACCGCAAAATGCTGCGCCAGCAGATTGGCATGCTCTTCCAGGGCTCTGCATTGTTTGATTCCATGACAGTAGAACAGAACGTAATGTTTCCGCTGGAAATGTTTTCAAGAGATAATTATAAAACAAGAAAGAAAAGAGTAGATGAGGTACTGGCACGTGTAGAACTGAAAGATGCACATAAGAAATTCCCTGCAGAAATAAGTGGCGGTATGAAAAAGCGTGTGGGTATAGCACGTTCTATCGTACTCAATCCAAAATATTTGTTCTGCGATGAGCCCAACTCCGGTCTTGATCCGCAAACATCTTTGGTAATAGATAAGCTTATCAAGGAGCTTACCAATGAGTTTAATACCACTACTATTGTTGTTACGCACGATATGAACAGTGTAATGGAAATCGGCGATCATATTGTTTATTTATACCAGGGCAAAAAAGAATGGGAAGGCTCTAACAAAGAGATCATCTTCAGCAAGAGTGATAAACTGAACAAGTTCATTTTTGCGTCAGAATTTTTGCAGGATGCAAAAGACATGCGCATGCTGGAAATGAAAGGCAAAATTGACAACGACAGAAATATGGAAGATCTGTTGAACAGCCCCGGCTCGCTGATGGATAACCTGGAGAAATAGTATTCAACGCAAAGGCGCTAAGGCTCAAAGAGATTTTTCCTTCTTTTGCCACTCCCTGTCTCTGCGGTTTTTATTTGCTCAATAGTATATCAAACGTACAAGAGTGCGACGCAACGAACGCTCAATAGTTTTATTAAAGCCAGGCTCATAAAAACCCCTTTCAAATACAATCATATCCACACTTTATACATGCCGGGTAATTTTATGTTTTAATAAGGTTGCATACCCTTAATTTTGCGCAATCTTTCAAGAAATGAATCATACAATTTCCTCCAACGAGTCTATTCCATCGCAGAAAAAGAAAATTATTGTTTTAGGCAGCGGTCCCAACAGGATTGGCCAGGGAATCGAGTTTGACTATTGCTGTGTGCATGGTCTGCTGGCAATAAAAGAATGTGGTTATGAAGCGATCATGATCAATTGCAACCCCGAAACAGTGAGCACCGATTTTGACATGGCCGATAAATTATATTTCGAGCCGGTTTATTGGGAACATCTCTGGGAAATTATTGAACTGGAAAAACCAGAGGGTGTTATTGTGCAGCTTGGCGGGCAAACAGCTTTAAAACTGGCAAAGAAGCTTACACAGAAAGGTATTAAGATCATTGGCACTTCCTTCGACAGTATGGATATTGCCGAAGATCGTGGCCGTTTTAGTGACCTGCTGAAAGACCTCGATATTCCTTACCCGGCATATGGAACCGCTTATACAGCTGATGAAGCGATTGAAGTGGCCAATAATGTTGGCTACCCCGTGCTGGTGCGGCCAAGCTATGTGTTGGGCGGGCAAAGAATGCGCATCGTGATCAATGATGATGAGGTAGAAAAAGCGGTGATCAGTTTGCTGAAACATATTCCTAACAACAAGATACTGATCGACCATTTCCTGGATCGTTGCCAGGAAGCTGAGATCGATGGCATATTTGACGGCGAAGATTTTCATGTGATGGGCGTGATGGAGCATATAGAACCTGCAGGTATCCACAGTGGCGACAGTAATGCGGTGTTACCGGCTTTCAACCTTACACCACTCGTTATAACAACGATGGAATATTATGCTGAAAAAATTGCAAGGGCATTGAATATACGTGGGCTCATTAACATACAGTTTGCGATAAAGAATGATAAAGTGTTTGTGATCGAAGCAAACCCAAGAGCCAGTCGTACCACGCCTTTCATCGCAAAAGCTTACCAGATTCCTTATCTTAATATTGCCACCAAAGTAATGATAGGTGCAGCAAAACTTAAGGACTTTACTTACGAGAAGAAGCTAAAAGGTTTTGCTATAAAAGAACCTGTGTTTAGTTTTAATAAATTCCCGAACGTAAACAAAGAACTGGGTCCTGAAATGAAGAGTACAGGCGAAGCAATCCGATTTATAAAAGATCTGCGTGATCCATATTTCAGGCAACTGTATAAAGAAAAGAGTATGTATTTGAGCAAGTAGAATATTCATAAGATATAATAAGAGCCGGTCATTATTGAACCAGCTTTTGTTTTTTATGGCGCCGTCTGTTGTGTCACTCACTTCATCGTTCACAGCTTTATTCGGCAAGCTCAAAGCACTACCCCGCAGAACATATATATCTTTTTATCCTTTATTAATCAGCAGCTTAATATTAAACGGATACAATAAAATCCTTCCCTGCAATGTTATTACAGTGTGTAATTGTTATACTTTTATTGTCCAAATCCAATAATCGTTTTGAAGAGCCTGTATCGCTTTCTGTTTTTAGTATGTTTATCATACTGCACGGTATCTTGTTTTGCCGCTGATTCGTCTGCTGTTTCTTATGCCCATAAGGGAATACTCGATTTAAGAAGTTATAATTTTAAAGAAAAAAATATTGTCCCACAGGGAGAATGGGGCTTCTACTGGCACCAACTACTCACACCCGATTCATTGCCTTCGGCAAAACCGCTTTATACAGTTTTTCCCGCATTATGGAACAATACTAAAATTAACGGTAAACAGCTTCCGGCACAAGGGTATGCCACCTATGCGCTCACGATCCTGCTGCCGGCTAAAAGAGATCCACTGGCATTGAAGATCGAAGATTTTTATTCCTCGTACAGATTGTTTGTTAATGGAGTTCTGTTTGCAGAAAATGGTAATCCTTCGACTAATGCCGAGACAACAGTTCCGGCATTTGAACAAATAACAAGAAAACTTCCCGTTGAAACAGACACGCTTAAACTGGTTTTACAGGTTGCTAATTTTACACATTCAAAAGGTGGCTTTAACAGGAAGATATATCTAGGAGACAATGCAAAACTTTCTGCCGACAGGGAGAAAGAACTTGCTTCAAATTTTTTGTTAGCCGGTTGTATATTTATTTGCGGGCTTTTTTTCTTTGGATTATACCTCTTCGGGCAACAGGATAAAGTAATACTTTATTTTTCACTATTCTCTGTTTTATACAGCTATCGCGTAATAGGGTCA
Coding sequences within it:
- the lysA gene encoding diaminopimelate decarboxylase, with protein sequence MSQQLTKEQLISVANEYGTPVYVYHAEKIEEQLNELTNAFKDCNAKFFYACKSLTNINILKLIKQYGANLDCVSINEVNLGLKAGFAPKQILFTPNCVDFEEIEAGIALGVNVNIDNISLLERFGNKYGHTYPVCIRLNPHIMAGGNFKISTGHIDSKFGISIHQMRHIERIVKTTNIHVAGLHMHTGSEIKDVNVFLQGLEVMFDMARHFPKLEFIDLGSGFKVPYQDDDVKTDVASLGKKVAEAFAVYEKENGRKLEIWFEPGKFLVSESGYFVVKANVIKQTTATVFVGVNSGFNHLIRPMFYEAYHRIENISNPNGPERIYTVVGNICETDTFAWDRKLREVREGDFLVFYNAGAYGFEMSSNFNSRLKPAEVLIKDGKAYLIRKRDEFADLLKNQVEVL
- the atpG gene encoding ATP synthase F1 subunit gamma; the protein is MAGQLKEVRNRIKSVQSTQQITKAMKMVSAAKLRRAQDAIIQMRPYAQKLQEVLSNIVSNSDGDVSIKLAEERPVEKVLFIVITSDRGLAGAYNTNIIKTAKLTIEEKYAAQFKKGNVTIWNIGKKGFESLSKSGYKTDAAYKDIFLNLTFENVQAASVAAMKAFENKEFDAVEIVYSEFKNAATQRFQSEPFLPIPKVEKKAGAKKADFIFEPNKEQLIAELMPKILNTQLYKAVLDANASEHGARMTAMDKASENANELLKALKISYNRARQAAITTELTEIVSGAAALQG
- a CDS encoding ABC transporter ATP-binding protein; this translates as MIEIKNIKKSFGDKIIIDDISAVMEAGKCNLIIGASGSGKTVLTKCMVGLFHPDSGEILYSGESFGAMDDEHRKMLRQQIGMLFQGSALFDSMTVEQNVMFPLEMFSRDNYKTRKKRVDEVLARVELKDAHKKFPAEISGGMKKRVGIARSIVLNPKYLFCDEPNSGLDPQTSLVIDKLIKELTNEFNTTTIVVTHDMNSVMEIGDHIVYLYQGKKEWEGSNKEIIFSKSDKLNKFIFASEFLQDAKDMRMLEMKGKIDNDRNMEDLLNSPGSLMDNLEK
- the secA gene encoding preprotein translocase subunit SecA; this translates as MLKFISKLIGGNKSEKDVKQLEPIVAKINQYFQQYQSLSNDALRQKTQEFKQRIAQHIKEIDDVIEGRKNTAESLPESDIQSKDEIYTEVDALKKDRDKKIEEALEEILPEAFAVVKETARRFKENTQLEATATELDRELSVKKDYIKIEGDKSFFSNTWTAAGGQVTWNMVHYGVQLIGGIVLHQGKISEMATGEGKTLVSTLPAYLNALAGEGVHIVTVNDYLARRDSEWNGTIYEWLGLTVDCIDKHQPNTQQRRNAYLADITYGTNNEFGFDYLRDNMVHNPDEMVQRKHHFAMVDEVDSVLIDDARTPLIISGPVGHSDNTQQFFDLKPRIEKLVDAQKRATNQFLNEAKKKIAEGNDDPKDGGLALFRAHRGLPKSSALIKFLSEPGIRQKLQRTENYYLADQQKEMPKADEELYFYIDEKNNSVELTDRGIQLITGAGEDPHFFIIPDIGVDLASIDTNAALPQEEKMKQKEVLLNEYGVKSDRIHTVQQLLKAYTLFDKDVEYVVLDGAVKIVDEQTGRILDGRRYSDGLHQALEAKENVKIEATTQTYATVTLQNYFRMYHKLCGMTGTAETEAGEFWSIYKLDVVTIPTNVPAIRTDEQDLVYKTKREKYKSVIEKIEELRNAGRPVLVGTTSVEVSELLSRMLKQKQIPHNVLNAKQHAREAQVVAEAGLAGAITIATNMAGRGTDIKLGPGVKEAGGLAIIGTERHESRRVDRQLRGRSGRQGDPGSTQFYVSLEDDLMRMFGSERIAKVMDFAGYKEGEVIQHSMITKSIERAQKKVEENNFGIRKRLLEYDDVMNKQRTVVYTKRNHALFGERLALDLDNAFYDVAEGLVNTFKENNDFEGFRLEVIVNFGMDTAITAEEFNKESSTSLSDKLYNEASTNYQHKRQDIAKRVLPVFANIRQGQGAHIQNVVVPFTDGRRGLQVLANLDKTLSSQGAEMVNAVEKTITLSFIDDAWKEHLRAMDDLKQSVQTAYYEQKDPLVIYKGEAYMLFKQMDSGVNKDIVNFLCHADIPVEQRPADIKEGREQKTDMSRMRSNKAEVEAAGEDYAANERDQYHDPSPVKQEPVKVGPKIGRNDPCPCGSGKKYKNCHGREV
- the scpB gene encoding SMC-Scp complex subunit ScpB; its protein translation is MELSQIIPHIEALIFASEKPLTSLEIVELINNAFGFMEERIMPDQVESCIEGIKEKYQSEFYPFEVRESGGGWQFLTKKDFHKTLAQLNGEKFLKRLSTAALETLAIIAYKQPITKGEIEGIRGVNSDYSIQKLLEKELILISGRNETAPGKPLVYATSKNFMDYFGLNSTDDLPKIKEVLAEQMVEPTIVSAENLSEEEIPAEIPLLSVDSNGDLVLHAEDDEAIIIEETIEITLDEDVETAGTSDEPDEEKNKKDLNESDDEVADDNENSKD
- a CDS encoding carbamoyl phosphate synthase preATP-grasp domain-containing protein; its protein translation is MNHTISSNESIPSQKKKIIVLGSGPNRIGQGIEFDYCCVHGLLAIKECGYEAIMINCNPETVSTDFDMADKLYFEPVYWEHLWEIIELEKPEGVIVQLGGQTALKLAKKLTQKGIKIIGTSFDSMDIAEDRGRFSDLLKDLDIPYPAYGTAYTADEAIEVANNVGYPVLVRPSYVLGGQRMRIVINDDEVEKAVISLLKHIPNNKILIDHFLDRCQEAEIDGIFDGEDFHVMGVMEHIEPAGIHSGDSNAVLPAFNLTPLVITTMEYYAEKIARALNIRGLINIQFAIKNDKVFVIEANPRASRTTPFIAKAYQIPYLNIATKVMIGAAKLKDFTYEKKLKGFAIKEPVFSFNKFPNVNKELGPEMKSTGEAIRFIKDLRDPYFRQLYKEKSMYLSK